Proteins encoded in a region of the Streptomyces sp. NBC_00310 genome:
- a CDS encoding 3'-5' exonuclease — MTCWYEGPLAAFDTETTGVDVETDRIVSAAVVVQDAPGTRPRVTRWLVNPGVPVPAAATAVHGLTDERLQRDGRWPAPVMEEIARALAEQAVRGRPLVVMNAPFDLTLLDRELRRHRASSLDHWFEATPLRVLDPRVLDKHLDRYRKGRRTLTDLCAHYDVVLDGAHDAGADAQAAMDVVRAVGRRFATRLERLSPAELHTLQAVWHAAQARGLQAWFARSGTEEAVDPAWPLRPELPAAA; from the coding sequence ATGACGTGTTGGTACGAGGGGCCCTTGGCGGCGTTCGACACGGAGACCACGGGTGTGGACGTCGAGACCGACCGGATCGTGTCGGCCGCCGTCGTCGTCCAGGACGCGCCCGGCACCCGCCCCCGGGTGACCCGGTGGCTGGTGAACCCGGGCGTGCCGGTGCCCGCCGCGGCGACGGCGGTGCACGGGTTGACGGACGAGCGACTGCAACGCGACGGCCGCTGGCCGGCGCCGGTGATGGAGGAGATAGCCAGGGCGCTGGCCGAGCAGGCGGTGCGCGGCCGTCCGCTGGTGGTCATGAACGCGCCGTTCGATCTGACCCTGCTGGACCGCGAGTTGCGACGGCATCGCGCCTCGTCGCTGGACCACTGGTTCGAGGCGACGCCGTTGCGCGTCCTCGATCCGCGGGTCCTGGACAAACATCTGGACCGCTACCGCAAGGGCCGGCGCACGCTCACGGATCTGTGCGCGCACTACGACGTCGTCCTGGACGGCGCGCACGACGCGGGGGCCGACGCACAGGCGGCGATGGACGTCGTGCGCGCGGTGGGGCGCCGTTTCGCGACCCGGCTCGAACGCCTCTCCCCCGCCGAACTGCACACCCTGCAGGCCGTGTGGCACGCGGCCCAGGCACGTGGTCTGCAGGCCTGGTTCGCCCGCAGCGGCACGGAGGAGGCGGTGGACCCGGCATGGCCCCTGCGTCCGGAGCTACCGGCGGCGGCATGA
- a CDS encoding SRPBCC family protein produces MDWCHYRFRTLWSLPAPPAAVYDMLQRADDYPRWWPQVREVIRIDDTTGTVRIRSLLPYDLAFTARELRRDTAAGILEIGMTGDLDGWARWTLTADGAGTLARYDQEVDVTKPLLRRLAVPGRPVFRANHALMMRAGRRGLLAYLTAHGQAV; encoded by the coding sequence ATGGACTGGTGCCACTACCGCTTCCGCACTCTCTGGAGCCTGCCCGCGCCGCCCGCCGCCGTGTACGACATGCTCCAGCGGGCCGACGACTACCCGCGCTGGTGGCCCCAGGTCCGCGAGGTGATCCGGATCGACGACACCACCGGCACCGTCCGGATCCGCTCGCTCCTGCCGTACGACCTCGCCTTCACCGCCCGCGAGCTACGGCGCGACACGGCGGCCGGGATCCTGGAGATCGGGATGACCGGCGACCTGGACGGCTGGGCCCGCTGGACGCTCACCGCCGACGGGGCCGGCACCCTCGCCCGCTACGACCAGGAAGTCGACGTCACCAAGCCCCTGCTCAGACGGCTCGCCGTACCGGGGCGGCCCGTGTTCCGCGCCAACCACGCGCTGATGATGCGGGCAGGACGACGAGGACTCCTCGCGTACCTCACGGCTCATGGACAAGCGGTTTGA
- a CDS encoding SCO7613 C-terminal domain-containing membrane protein: MTHFPSPAEELRVLDSELRQLDARRGFLLARRAWLMNALYAPSSAPPPAAPPVRRPEATAPSVQNVLLILGGVLLTVAAIAFTLVSWGHMGIAGRALVLGAVTVAALGTPVPLLRRGLRSTAETVSGLGLALTVLDAYALHEVAFTGADGTGYAAAASAVLAAMWAAYGLGLGALVPRAADTDSAITRTALGLPLPLALVAAQLPFLLWSFAMNAGVETVTAVVLVTAAADTAIALRVSLKPVRIVAVVGASGWGAWGVLAAGWLSWAAAGPSAAARAAALLALAAAIALTTAWLAPKPTLALGTAVAGGLLAVTGLGGIARAVLPDVWTVPGYLLCGIALLATVRTSAPEPVRRGLAHASAVVQALALATALPVVAIALLGPVSRLERIWSGAPEDARAAVTLDVPWPPNTATVPLMLAVVAGVLTLTARTASWRTQALVGAFVLAWATALVLPAVLELPYTAGLVAHGLLCVATLAFAGLARSAQTQRLRAPLPLTGALLALVTSLNLALHSLATEPVTLTVLAASTVLFAAAAWRTGLGPLTAPASLVHATALTCAIGASAGWEPQHTALLVLAVPAVAALVAARLGASPMTIPVEAAGAAAGLLAIALSATHPPLLALTLALCGVIAAGTAVRPERRAVGYASAALFVLASWVRLAVWEVGSPEAYTLPVTVPALVVGHLRRRRDRTTSSWTAYGPGLAVTLVPSLVAAWGDEHWLRPLLLGSAALAVTLLGARHRLQAPLLLGGAALALVTLHELAPYIAQVVDALPRWVPPALAGLVLLALGATYEQRLRDARRMRDMLGKLG; the protein is encoded by the coding sequence ATGACGCATTTTCCGTCCCCGGCCGAGGAGTTGCGGGTCCTCGACTCCGAGCTGCGGCAACTCGACGCCCGCCGCGGCTTCCTGCTGGCGCGCCGCGCCTGGCTGATGAACGCCCTGTACGCACCCTCGTCCGCGCCCCCGCCCGCAGCGCCGCCCGTACGGCGACCCGAGGCGACGGCGCCCAGCGTCCAGAACGTGCTGCTGATCCTCGGGGGCGTCCTGCTGACCGTCGCGGCGATCGCGTTCACGCTGGTCAGCTGGGGACACATGGGAATCGCGGGCCGGGCCCTGGTCCTCGGCGCGGTGACCGTGGCCGCGCTCGGCACCCCGGTGCCGCTCCTGCGTCGTGGCCTGCGCTCGACCGCCGAGACGGTGTCCGGTCTCGGCCTCGCCCTGACGGTCCTGGACGCGTACGCCCTGCACGAGGTCGCGTTCACCGGGGCGGACGGCACGGGGTACGCGGCTGCCGCGTCGGCGGTGCTGGCGGCGATGTGGGCGGCGTACGGGCTGGGACTCGGCGCGCTGGTGCCCCGGGCCGCGGACACCGACTCGGCGATCACCCGCACCGCCCTCGGTCTGCCGCTCCCCCTCGCCCTCGTCGCCGCTCAACTCCCCTTCCTCCTCTGGTCGTTCGCGATGAACGCGGGCGTGGAGACGGTCACGGCCGTGGTGCTGGTGACAGCGGCGGCCGACACCGCTATCGCGCTCCGGGTGTCCCTCAAGCCGGTACGGATCGTCGCCGTCGTGGGCGCGTCCGGCTGGGGTGCCTGGGGTGTCCTGGCGGCCGGGTGGCTCTCGTGGGCCGCCGCCGGCCCGAGCGCCGCCGCCCGTGCGGCGGCGCTCCTCGCCCTAGCCGCGGCGATCGCCCTGACCACCGCCTGGCTCGCCCCGAAGCCGACCCTGGCCCTCGGCACCGCGGTCGCCGGAGGACTGCTCGCGGTGACGGGCCTCGGCGGCATCGCCCGCGCGGTCCTGCCCGACGTGTGGACGGTCCCGGGCTATCTGCTCTGCGGAATCGCCCTGTTGGCGACCGTGCGGACGTCCGCTCCCGAGCCCGTACGCCGAGGCCTCGCCCACGCCTCCGCCGTCGTCCAGGCCCTCGCCCTGGCCACCGCGCTGCCGGTCGTGGCCATCGCGCTGCTCGGCCCGGTCAGCCGACTGGAGCGCATCTGGTCCGGCGCGCCCGAGGACGCCCGTGCGGCGGTGACGCTCGACGTGCCGTGGCCCCCGAACACGGCGACCGTGCCCCTCATGCTCGCCGTGGTCGCCGGAGTACTGACCTTGACCGCGCGCACCGCCTCGTGGCGAACCCAGGCCCTGGTCGGCGCCTTCGTCCTCGCCTGGGCGACGGCCCTGGTGCTCCCGGCGGTCCTCGAACTGCCGTACACGGCCGGGCTGGTGGCGCACGGCCTCCTGTGCGTGGCCACGCTCGCCTTCGCGGGCCTCGCACGGTCGGCGCAAACCCAGCGGCTCCGGGCACCGCTGCCCCTCACCGGCGCGCTCCTGGCCCTCGTCACGTCCCTGAACCTGGCCCTCCACTCCCTCGCCACCGAACCGGTGACCCTCACCGTCCTCGCCGCCTCGACCGTCCTCTTCGCGGCGGCGGCATGGCGCACGGGCCTCGGCCCCCTCACCGCGCCCGCCTCCCTCGTCCACGCCACCGCCCTGACCTGCGCGATCGGCGCGTCTGCCGGCTGGGAGCCGCAGCACACGGCCCTGCTCGTCCTCGCCGTCCCGGCCGTCGCGGCCCTGGTCGCGGCACGCCTCGGCGCCTCGCCCATGACCATCCCGGTCGAGGCGGCCGGCGCCGCGGCCGGCCTCCTGGCGATCGCCCTCTCCGCCACGCACCCGCCCCTGCTGGCCCTGACCCTCGCGCTCTGCGGAGTCATCGCCGCGGGTACGGCCGTACGACCGGAGCGCAGAGCCGTCGGCTACGCCTCCGCCGCTCTGTTCGTGCTGGCCTCCTGGGTACGGCTGGCGGTCTGGGAGGTCGGGTCCCCGGAGGCGTACACCCTGCCGGTGACCGTCCCGGCCCTGGTCGTCGGCCACCTGCGCCGGCGCCGGGACCGGACGACCTCGTCCTGGACGGCCTACGGCCCGGGACTCGCCGTCACGCTCGTCCCGAGCCTCGTCGCGGCCTGGGGCGACGAGCACTGGCTCCGCCCCCTGCTGCTGGGCTCCGCCGCCCTGGCCGTCACCCTGCTGGGCGCCCGCCACCGCCTCCAGGCCCCCCTGCTCCTCGGCGGCGCCGCACTCGCCCTGGTCACCCTGCACGAACTCGCGCCGTACATCGCCCAGGTCGTCGACGCCCTCCCCCGTTGGGTGCCTCCCGCACTCGCGGGCCTGGTACTGCTCGCCCTGGGCGCCACGTACGAGCAGCGGTTGCGTGACGCACGGCGTATGCGGGACATGCTCGGAAAGCTCGGCTGA
- a CDS encoding exo-rhamnogalacturonan lyase family protein yields MSPIDRRSLLKAAAVAGAAAQFSWALGSTSAQAAPRAEAAEADPVTLDWLEDGGLGAAPGSTVGVPWPKGAYEKEQSFSLTDADGKAVAVQSWPIGYWPDGSVKWTAHAVGAGAGSGKLTLAAGTPAAPQKKVTVDKSGGTIDVSTGVITARIGKSGSTLVKSVLRGSTEIANTGRLVLLRQPEIEDGDQGTEKYERFESVIDEVEVEQEGPVRAVVRIDGKHRKGSRSWLPFSIRLYFYAGAESFRMVHTITFDGTQEPGKASGDFIRGIGVRFKVPMRDAAYDRHIRIGGEGTGLLREAVKGVTGLRRDPGTAVRTAQFEGKKLPDPSTWDQRVTTRLQYIPEWGDYTLSQLSADGFGVRKRTKKGHGWIPAGGGRRASGFGYVGGASGGFAFGLRDFWEKFPAQLDIRDAHTDTAEVTLWLWSPEAQPMDLRFYHDGMGQDTYPEQLEGLNITYEDYEPEFGTPYGIARTSELLFWAHESTPSAEDMAKQVEAVRTPPQLAAPPKQLIKAGVFGKLFSEPDRSTAAKAKIEDHLDFLFTYYKDQVEMRRWYGFWDYGDIMHSYDPSRHQWCYDVGGYAWDNSELSPDLWLWFAYMRSGRADIFRFAEAMTRHTGEVDVYHLGKWAGLGTRHGVQHYADSAKQQRIANTTYRRYYYFLTADERVGDLMHANVDSDETFLVLDPIRKIRTEPYTPDRHALSIGFGTDWSGLVSAWLTEWERRGPKWEKAKARVLSTMETIAAQPNGFVQGNALYDLDTGKFAVATEPRVGVSHLSAMFGLVELNAELLDQVEMPKFKEAWLDYCRYFNATKAEQAARYGSNFGSLLLFQGHSRQDAYAAVQLGDDKLAARAWRQFYNSVDTWDYKESTDWSTKKIEGPTALVPGSEAAWVSTNATALYGLAAIQNLALVGDKMP; encoded by the coding sequence ATGTCCCCCATCGACCGCAGGTCCCTTCTCAAGGCGGCCGCCGTCGCAGGAGCCGCCGCGCAGTTCAGCTGGGCTCTAGGGAGTACGAGCGCGCAGGCCGCGCCCAGAGCCGAGGCCGCGGAGGCGGACCCGGTGACCCTGGACTGGCTGGAGGACGGCGGACTCGGCGCCGCTCCCGGTTCGACGGTGGGTGTGCCGTGGCCGAAGGGCGCGTACGAAAAAGAACAGTCGTTTTCCTTGACGGACGCGGACGGCAAGGCCGTGGCGGTGCAGTCCTGGCCGATCGGCTACTGGCCCGACGGCTCCGTGAAGTGGACGGCACACGCGGTGGGGGCGGGCGCCGGTTCCGGCAAGCTCACCCTCGCCGCGGGCACGCCGGCCGCGCCCCAGAAGAAGGTCACCGTCGACAAGAGCGGCGGCACCATCGACGTGTCGACCGGTGTCATCACCGCCAGGATCGGCAAGAGCGGCTCCACGCTCGTGAAGTCCGTGCTGCGCGGCTCCACCGAGATCGCCAACACCGGCCGTCTGGTCCTGCTGCGCCAGCCCGAGATCGAGGACGGCGACCAGGGCACCGAGAAGTACGAGCGCTTCGAGAGCGTCATCGACGAGGTCGAGGTCGAGCAGGAGGGACCGGTCCGTGCCGTCGTCCGCATCGACGGCAAGCACCGCAAGGGAAGCCGCAGCTGGCTGCCCTTCTCGATCCGCCTCTACTTCTACGCGGGCGCCGAGTCGTTCCGCATGGTGCACACGATCACCTTCGACGGCACCCAGGAGCCCGGAAAGGCCAGCGGCGACTTCATCCGCGGCATCGGCGTCCGCTTCAAGGTCCCGATGCGCGACGCCGCGTACGACCGGCACATCCGCATCGGCGGTGAGGGCACGGGCCTGCTGCGCGAGGCGGTCAAGGGCGTCACGGGTCTGCGGCGCGACCCGGGTACGGCGGTCCGCACGGCCCAGTTCGAGGGGAAGAAGCTGCCGGACCCGTCCACCTGGGACCAACGGGTGACGACCCGGCTGCAGTACATCCCCGAGTGGGGCGACTACACGCTCTCGCAGCTGTCCGCCGACGGCTTCGGTGTCCGCAAGCGCACCAAGAAGGGCCACGGCTGGATCCCGGCCGGCGGTGGCCGGCGGGCGAGCGGCTTCGGGTACGTCGGCGGCGCGTCCGGCGGTTTCGCCTTCGGTCTGCGGGACTTCTGGGAGAAGTTCCCCGCGCAGCTCGACATCCGCGACGCGCACACCGACACCGCCGAGGTCACCCTCTGGCTCTGGTCGCCCGAGGCGCAGCCCATGGACCTGCGCTTCTACCACGACGGCATGGGCCAGGACACCTACCCCGAGCAGCTCGAAGGCCTCAACATCACGTACGAGGACTACGAGCCCGAGTTCGGCACCCCCTACGGCATCGCCCGCACCAGCGAACTCCTCTTCTGGGCCCACGAGTCCACCCCGAGCGCCGAGGACATGGCCAAGCAGGTCGAGGCCGTCCGCACACCCCCGCAGCTCGCCGCCCCGCCCAAGCAGCTCATCAAGGCGGGCGTCTTCGGCAAGCTGTTCTCCGAGCCGGACCGCTCCACCGCCGCCAAGGCGAAGATCGAGGACCACCTCGACTTCCTCTTCACCTATTACAAGGACCAGGTGGAGATGCGCCGTTGGTACGGCTTCTGGGACTACGGCGACATCATGCACAGCTACGACCCCAGCCGCCACCAGTGGTGCTACGACGTCGGCGGCTACGCCTGGGACAACTCCGAACTCTCCCCGGACCTGTGGCTCTGGTTCGCGTACATGCGTTCCGGACGTGCGGACATCTTCCGTTTCGCCGAGGCCATGACCCGCCACACCGGCGAGGTCGACGTCTACCACCTGGGCAAATGGGCCGGTCTCGGCACCCGCCACGGCGTCCAGCACTACGCCGACAGCGCCAAGCAGCAGCGGATCGCCAACACCACCTACCGCCGCTACTACTACTTCCTCACCGCCGACGAACGCGTCGGCGACCTCATGCACGCCAACGTCGACTCCGACGAGACGTTCCTCGTCCTCGACCCCATCCGCAAGATCCGCACCGAGCCGTACACGCCCGACCGGCACGCTCTGTCGATCGGCTTCGGCACGGACTGGTCGGGGCTCGTGTCGGCCTGGCTGACCGAGTGGGAGCGGCGCGGCCCGAAGTGGGAGAAGGCCAAGGCGCGCGTGCTGTCGACGATGGAGACGATCGCGGCCCAGCCCAACGGCTTCGTCCAGGGCAACGCGCTGTACGACCTGGACACCGGCAAGTTCGCCGTCGCCACCGAGCCCAGGGTCGGCGTCTCGCACCTGTCGGCGATGTTCGGCCTGGTCGAGCTGAACGCCGAACTCCTCGACCAGGTCGAGATGCCCAAGTTCAAGGAGGCGTGGCTCGACTACTGCCGCTACTTCAACGCGACGAAGGCGGAGCAGGCCGCCCGCTACGGTTCCAACTTCGGTTCCCTGCTGCTCTTCCAGGGCCATTCGCGGCAGGACGCGTACGCGGCGGTCCAGTTGGGCGACGACAAGCTGGCGGCCCGGGCGTGGCGGCAGTTCTACAACAGCGTCGACACCTGGGACTACAAGGAGTCGACCGACTGGTCCACGAAGAAGATCGAGGGGCCGACGGCGCTCGTGCCGGGCAGCGAGGCGGCATGGGTGTCGACCAACGCGACGGCGCTGTACGGGTTGGCGGCGATCCAGAACCTGGCGTTGGTGGGCGACAAGATGCCGTGA
- a CDS encoding carbohydrate ABC transporter permease, translating into MSAQATEITPAPAPSTKGGALRRKLPGSLAWHIGSLLILAVILYPVIWVVGGSFKNSDDIVGSLDLLPSDPIISNYTRLTDGIADIPISTFFFNSLTLAVGSVVGILVSCSLTAYAFSKIKFAGRNLLFTLMIGTLLLPYHVLLIPQYVLFRNMGAIDTYTPLLLPKYLATEAFFVFLMVQFMRNLPKELDEAARLDGCGHFRIYWSIVLPLCRPALITSAIFTFINAWNDFMGPLIYVNTPDKYTVSLGLKMFVDQDAVANYGGMIAMSLVALLPVLAFFLAFQRYLIDGMATSGLKG; encoded by the coding sequence ATGAGCGCACAGGCCACCGAGATCACCCCAGCCCCGGCCCCGTCCACGAAGGGGGGCGCCCTCCGGCGCAAGCTGCCCGGCTCCCTCGCCTGGCACATCGGATCCCTGCTGATCCTCGCGGTGATCCTCTATCCGGTGATCTGGGTCGTGGGGGGTTCGTTCAAGAACAGCGATGACATCGTCGGCAGCCTGGACCTGTTGCCGAGCGATCCGATCATCTCCAACTACACACGGCTCACCGACGGCATCGCCGACATCCCGATCTCCACGTTCTTCTTCAACTCGCTCACCCTCGCCGTGGGTTCGGTGGTCGGGATCCTGGTGTCCTGCTCGCTGACCGCGTACGCCTTCTCGAAGATCAAGTTCGCGGGCCGCAATCTGCTCTTCACGCTGATGATCGGCACCCTCCTGTTGCCCTACCACGTGCTGCTGATCCCGCAGTACGTGCTGTTCCGCAACATGGGCGCGATCGACACCTACACCCCACTCCTGCTCCCGAAATACCTGGCCACGGAGGCGTTCTTCGTCTTCCTGATGGTGCAGTTCATGCGGAACCTGCCCAAGGAACTCGACGAGGCGGCCCGGCTCGACGGCTGCGGCCACTTCCGGATCTACTGGTCGATCGTGCTGCCGCTGTGTCGGCCCGCGCTCATCACCAGCGCGATCTTCACCTTCATCAACGCCTGGAACGACTTCATGGGCCCGCTGATCTATGTGAATACGCCCGACAAGTACACGGTCTCGCTCGGTCTGAAGATGTTCGTGGACCAGGACGCCGTGGCCAACTACGGCGGCATGATCGCGATGTCGCTGGTGGCCCTGCTGCCGGTGCTCGCCTTCTTCCTCGCCTTCCAGCGGTATCTGATCGACGGCATGGCCACCTCGGGCCTGAAGGGCTGA
- a CDS encoding carbohydrate ABC transporter permease produces the protein MGTAVTHAPAMEDLTKDSEPRHRPAKSPRPAALKRRGRRETLAGYLFMSPWIAGFLLLTAGPMVASLYFAFTDYNLFDAPKWIGLDNFSEMFADPRWQNSVRVTLWYVVVGTPIKLIAALGVALLLAQKRRGQAFYRAAFYAPSLIGASVSIAIVWKAIFSDDAIVDRTQKLFGIDVGGWTGDPDLIIYSLVALTVWQFGAPMVIFLAGLKQVPRELYEAAEVDGAGTFRRFWNITLPMISPVLFFNVLLETIHSFQIFSSAYIVGGGAGGSACGPADGSMVYTCYLYVQGFENSRMGLASAMAWVLLVAVALVTAVLFWSQKRWVHYEEGA, from the coding sequence ATGGGAACCGCCGTGACACACGCCCCTGCGATGGAGGACCTGACCAAGGACTCCGAGCCGCGGCACCGTCCGGCCAAGTCTCCTCGCCCCGCCGCACTCAAGCGGCGGGGCCGCCGGGAGACCCTGGCCGGCTATCTCTTCATGTCCCCGTGGATCGCCGGGTTCCTGCTGCTGACAGCGGGCCCTATGGTCGCCTCGCTCTACTTCGCCTTCACCGACTACAACCTGTTCGACGCCCCCAAGTGGATCGGCCTCGACAACTTCTCCGAGATGTTCGCCGATCCGCGCTGGCAGAACTCGGTGCGGGTGACCCTCTGGTACGTCGTCGTCGGTACGCCGATCAAATTGATCGCCGCCCTCGGTGTGGCGCTACTGCTGGCCCAGAAGCGGCGCGGACAGGCCTTCTACCGTGCCGCCTTCTACGCCCCGTCGCTGATCGGGGCGAGCGTCTCCATCGCGATCGTGTGGAAGGCGATCTTCTCGGACGACGCCATCGTCGACCGTACGCAGAAGCTTTTCGGGATCGACGTCGGCGGCTGGACCGGTGACCCGGACCTGATCATCTACAGCCTGGTGGCGCTCACCGTCTGGCAGTTCGGTGCCCCCATGGTCATCTTCCTCGCCGGTCTCAAGCAGGTGCCGCGTGAGCTGTACGAGGCAGCCGAGGTCGACGGGGCGGGTACGTTCCGGCGGTTCTGGAACATCACCCTGCCGATGATCTCCCCGGTCCTCTTCTTCAACGTCCTGCTGGAGACGATCCACTCGTTCCAGATCTTCAGCTCGGCGTACATCGTCGGCGGCGGTGCCGGAGGCAGCGCCTGCGGTCCGGCCGACGGCTCGATGGTCTATACCTGTTATCTGTACGTCCAGGGCTTCGAGAACAGCCGCATGGGCCTGGCCTCCGCCATGGCCTGGGTGCTGCTGGTCGCGGTCGCCCTGGTGACGGCGGTGCTGTTCTGGTCCCAGAAGCGCTGGGTGCACTACGAGGAGGGTGCCTGA
- a CDS encoding ABC transporter substrate-binding protein, translated as MQQGKNVERRTILKAAGASLAVAGLGATATACGGGSGSGDGTVTIRYAWWGAEDRAERIKKTIALFEKKYPKIKVKTDFQVYPDFWKKFNTQASGGNPPDVFQNAIGFLRKYDAKNVLLDLNAQVEAGNLSLDGFRAGLEKFGEVDGRLLGVPVGSNSMALVIDKPVYTKSGVKPEQGWTWDDFDAAMKKIRDKAGRAGDSGMYGVMYLYDLYLRQNGKAFFTETGLGFTEADLKEWWTKAEKGIKEGIYADPKKVAQTKPKSAVAAELAAGEFTWDNFTVRYTSEGKSEYGLAPIPTTDGKKTGQYLGSLMLSASKRTQHPKEVAQFIDFMVHEPEVAKIMGYDRGVPATQAQYDAFKPTDPVNKAIAEYEQSLVDAGVLEPITPHPNGADICEAGFMRIADELALGKRSVDDAVKQFFTESKTALGS; from the coding sequence ATGCAGCAGGGCAAGAACGTGGAGAGGCGGACGATCCTCAAGGCGGCCGGAGCCTCACTGGCCGTCGCGGGTCTGGGGGCGACGGCCACGGCCTGCGGCGGTGGCAGCGGGTCGGGGGACGGGACGGTGACGATCCGTTACGCGTGGTGGGGTGCGGAGGACCGGGCGGAGCGCATCAAGAAAACCATCGCGCTTTTCGAGAAGAAGTACCCGAAGATCAAGGTGAAGACGGACTTCCAGGTGTATCCCGATTTCTGGAAGAAGTTCAACACCCAGGCCTCCGGCGGCAATCCGCCGGATGTCTTCCAGAATGCCATTGGCTTCCTGCGGAAATATGATGCGAAGAATGTGCTGCTCGATCTCAACGCACAGGTCGAGGCGGGCAACCTCTCCCTGGACGGCTTCCGGGCGGGCCTGGAGAAGTTCGGCGAGGTCGACGGAAGGCTGCTCGGGGTTCCGGTCGGTTCCAACTCGATGGCGCTGGTGATCGACAAGCCCGTGTACACCAAGTCCGGTGTGAAGCCGGAGCAGGGCTGGACCTGGGACGACTTCGACGCGGCGATGAAGAAGATCCGGGACAAGGCGGGGCGCGCCGGCGACAGCGGCATGTACGGGGTCATGTACCTGTACGACCTCTACCTGCGCCAGAACGGCAAGGCGTTCTTCACCGAGACCGGTCTCGGCTTCACCGAGGCGGACCTGAAGGAGTGGTGGACGAAGGCCGAGAAGGGCATCAAGGAGGGCATCTACGCCGACCCCAAGAAGGTCGCCCAGACCAAGCCCAAGTCGGCGGTCGCCGCGGAACTCGCCGCCGGTGAGTTCACCTGGGACAACTTCACCGTCCGCTACACCTCCGAGGGCAAGAGCGAGTACGGTCTGGCTCCCATCCCGACCACCGACGGCAAGAAGACCGGCCAGTACCTCGGCTCCCTCATGCTCAGCGCGTCCAAGCGCACCCAGCACCCCAAGGAAGTCGCGCAGTTCATCGACTTCATGGTGCACGAGCCCGAGGTCGCCAAGATCATGGGCTACGACCGCGGTGTGCCCGCGACACAGGCCCAGTACGACGCGTTCAAGCCGACCGACCCGGTGAACAAGGCCATCGCCGAGTACGAGCAGTCCCTCGTCGACGCCGGTGTCCTGGAGCCCATCACCCCGCATCCGAACGGGGCGGACATCTGCGAGGCCGGGTTCATGCGCATCGCCGATGAACTCGCTCTGGGCAAGCGGTCGGTGGACGACGCCGTCAAGCAGTTCTTCACCGAGTCGAAGACGGCTCTCGGTAGCTGA
- a CDS encoding TIGR02611 family protein, translating to MDTGSDGTEEAAAAADGTKSDTNVANSEADVAKDEAPLGSRAPEFVKARRMLHLSWQVVIFIVGLAVVVAGVIMLPLPGPGWVVIFGGMAIWATEFVWAQLVLRWTKRKVTEATQRALDPRVRRRNIILTTIGLVIVAALVGFYVWKFGFEMPWNIKDQ from the coding sequence ATGGACACGGGGAGTGACGGGACGGAGGAGGCCGCCGCGGCGGCCGACGGAACGAAGAGTGACACGAACGTAGCGAACAGTGAGGCCGATGTGGCCAAGGACGAAGCGCCGCTCGGATCTCGTGCGCCGGAGTTCGTCAAGGCGCGGCGGATGCTGCACCTGAGCTGGCAGGTGGTCATCTTCATCGTCGGGCTCGCGGTGGTCGTGGCGGGCGTGATCATGCTGCCGCTGCCCGGCCCCGGCTGGGTGGTGATCTTCGGCGGTATGGCGATCTGGGCGACGGAATTCGTCTGGGCCCAGTTGGTGTTGCGCTGGACCAAGCGGAAGGTCACCGAGGCCACGCAGCGCGCGCTCGACCCCAGAGTCCGGCGTCGCAACATCATTCTGACGACGATCGGCCTGGTGATCGTGGCCGCCCTCGTCGGTTTCTACGTCTGGAAGTTCGGCTTCGAGATGCCCTGGAACATCAAGGACCAGTGA
- a CDS encoding SsgA family sporulation/cell division regulator, which yields MNTTVSCELHLRLVVSSESSLPVPAGLRYDTADPYAVHATFHTGAEETVEWVFARDLLAEGLHRPTGTGDVRVWPSRSHGQGVVCIALSSPEGEALLEAPARALESFLKRTDAAVPPGTEHRHFDLDQELSHILAES from the coding sequence ATGAACACCACGGTCAGCTGCGAGCTGCACCTGCGCCTCGTTGTGTCGAGCGAGTCCTCACTGCCTGTTCCCGCGGGACTGCGGTATGACACGGCCGATCCCTACGCCGTGCACGCCACCTTCCACACCGGAGCAGAGGAAACGGTCGAATGGGTGTTCGCCCGCGACCTCCTCGCCGAGGGCCTGCACCGGCCCACCGGCACCGGCGACGTCCGTGTCTGGCCGTCGCGCAGCCATGGCCAGGGCGTCGTGTGCATCGCCCTGAGCTCCCCGGAGGGCGAAGCCCTCCTCGAAGCCCCGGCGCGGGCCCTGGAGTCCTTCCTGAAGCGCACAGACGCCGCCGTGCCACCTGGCACGGAACACCGGCACTTCGACCTCGATCAGGAGCTCTCGCACATCCTGGCGGAGAGCTAG